The following are from one region of the Mycolicibacterium diernhoferi genome:
- a CDS encoding MCE family protein, which produces MRRHPAIRRALTGLAATCTAVALTSCSVGLDELPLPAPSAGQQTYPIGATFTDALNLPAKAKVRLSGADVGEVESMEAHDYTAVVTLRIAADVRIPAGTKAELRSATPLGDVFVALTPPPDLGAGAPMMRPGDTIGLASTTSAASVEEVLSTAALLVNGGAIRNLTKVINGMGEAVGGKGEDLHRFIDESTRLIDSLSQRSVIMKRALTQTGDVAAVLAQRQESINEAIEAAGPALGTLAGNTDHIVDLVAQVNRIMLQLAKFPSVRGEQTRSMMADLNRLSAGMNAASVAPGASLARFNTLFGPVLKLTNSTSAHVDIDLADLAVGAFADPYHPADPGSRAPTREDFRNMVGSITYELIKVRDKFWGAPTPPPGNVPPPNLIGPAPHALTPAPPPPGLPGRSGGTP; this is translated from the coding sequence ATGAGAAGACACCCGGCGATTCGGCGGGCACTGACCGGCCTTGCGGCCACCTGCACTGCCGTCGCGTTGACCTCGTGCTCGGTCGGCCTGGACGAGCTGCCGCTGCCCGCTCCGTCGGCCGGGCAGCAGACCTACCCGATCGGTGCGACCTTCACCGATGCGCTGAACCTGCCCGCCAAGGCCAAGGTGCGCCTGTCCGGTGCCGATGTCGGCGAAGTGGAGTCGATGGAGGCCCACGACTACACCGCCGTGGTCACCCTGCGAATCGCCGCCGATGTCCGGATTCCGGCGGGCACCAAGGCCGAATTGCGGTCGGCGACCCCGCTCGGCGACGTCTTCGTCGCCCTGACGCCGCCACCGGATCTCGGCGCCGGTGCACCGATGATGCGGCCCGGCGACACCATCGGATTGGCGTCCACCACCTCCGCGGCCTCGGTGGAAGAGGTGCTCAGCACGGCGGCGCTGCTGGTCAACGGCGGGGCGATCCGCAACCTCACCAAGGTGATCAACGGGATGGGGGAGGCCGTCGGCGGCAAGGGCGAGGACCTCCACCGATTCATCGACGAATCCACCCGGCTGATCGACAGCCTGTCGCAGCGGTCGGTGATCATGAAGCGGGCACTCACCCAGACCGGGGACGTGGCCGCGGTCCTCGCACAACGCCAGGAGTCGATCAACGAGGCCATCGAGGCCGCCGGGCCTGCGCTGGGCACGCTGGCCGGCAACACCGACCACATCGTGGATCTGGTCGCCCAGGTCAACCGGATCATGCTGCAGCTGGCCAAGTTCCCGTCGGTGCGTGGTGAACAGACCCGCAGCATGATGGCCGACCTCAACCGGCTCTCGGCCGGGATGAACGCGGCGTCGGTGGCGCCGGGCGCTTCGCTGGCCAGATTCAACACACTGTTCGGGCCGGTCCTCAAACTCACCAACTCCACCTCCGCGCACGTCGACATCGACCTGGCCGATCTGGCGGTCGGCGCCTTCGCCGACCCGTACCACCCGGCCGACCCCGGCAGCCGCGCCCCGACCCGGGAGGACTTCCGCAACATGGTCGGCAGCATCACCTACGAGCTGATCAAGGTGCGCGACAAGTTCTGGGGTGCCCCGACCCCGCCGCCGGGGAATGTGCCACCGCCCAACCTGATCGGCCC